The following coding sequences are from one Acidobacteriota bacterium window:
- a CDS encoding sigma-70 family RNA polymerase sigma factor, whose protein sequence is MGTPFPQDVTGLLLAWNQGDAAALEELLPLVDAELRRLAHAYMRRENPAHTLQTSALINEAYLRLVDQQQVRWQNRAHFFGITAQLMRRILLDHARGHARAKRGGGTRLVPLDEAAVVSEQKAVELIALDDALRSLERFDARKSRLVELRFFGGLNNEEVAEVMQMSLRTVEREWQKAKAWLHQALTEQEEGGSDADLR, encoded by the coding sequence ATGGGAACGCCTTTTCCACAAGATGTGACGGGACTGTTGCTTGCCTGGAATCAGGGCGATGCGGCGGCGCTTGAGGAGTTGTTGCCGCTGGTGGATGCTGAATTGCGGCGATTGGCGCACGCATACATGCGGCGCGAAAATCCCGCCCACACACTGCAAACTTCCGCCTTGATCAATGAAGCCTATTTGCGGTTGGTGGATCAGCAGCAGGTTCGCTGGCAAAACCGCGCACATTTTTTCGGCATCACGGCGCAATTGATGCGGCGCATTTTGCTCGACCACGCGCGCGGACACGCTCGTGCCAAACGCGGCGGCGGAACAAGGCTGGTTCCGCTGGACGAGGCGGCGGTGGTTTCAGAACAGAAAGCGGTGGAATTGATCGCGCTAGACGATGCGCTGCGATCCCTGGAACGGTTCGATGCGCGCAAAAGCCGTTTGGTCGAATTGCGCTTTTTCGGAGGCTTGAACAACGAAGAAGTTGCCGAAGTCATGCAAATGTCGCTTCGCACTGTCGAGCGCGAATGGCAAAAAGCCAAAGCCTGGCTTCATCAAGCCTTGACTGAACAAGAGGAGGGAGGCTCCGATGCCGATCTCCGCTGA